Proteins encoded together in one Chryseobacterium sp. G0201 window:
- a CDS encoding O-methyltransferase: MSFFEEKNAEMDRYLETHASSEPEILKKLRRETFQKTTQPHMISGYQQGRLLTIISQMMQPKNVLEIGTFTGYATLCLTTGLAKDGKITTLDVNEDLAYLPRKYFHESEYSNQIDFKLQDAKEFLKETDEVFDLIFIDADKENYAEYFKLIKPRTKSGSIVLFDNVLWYGKVLEENPKQKSTQVIKELNDLIAKDDDFENLILPLRDGVNFLRRK, translated from the coding sequence ATGAGCTTTTTTGAAGAAAAGAATGCTGAAATGGACAGGTATTTGGAGACCCACGCATCTTCCGAACCTGAAATTCTGAAAAAACTAAGAAGAGAGACTTTCCAGAAGACTACACAACCTCACATGATCTCCGGATATCAGCAGGGAAGGCTTTTAACGATAATTTCTCAGATGATGCAGCCTAAAAATGTTCTGGAAATAGGGACTTTTACGGGATATGCTACTTTATGTCTGACAACAGGTTTGGCAAAAGACGGAAAAATAACAACGTTGGATGTAAATGAAGATCTTGCTTATTTACCAAGAAAATATTTTCATGAAAGTGAATATTCAAACCAGATCGATTTTAAGCTTCAGGATGCAAAAGAATTTTTAAAGGAAACTGATGAAGTTTTCGACCTTATTTTCATTGATGCTGATAAAGAAAATTACGCTGAATATTTTAAATTAATTAAACCAAGAACCAAATCGGGTTCTATCGTATTATTTGACAATGTTCTTTGGTACGGGAAAGTTTTGGAAGAAAATCCAAAGCAGAAATCGACCCAAGTTATTAAGGAATTAAACGATTTGATCGCAAAAGATGATGATTTTGAAAATCTTATTTTACCTTTGCGTGACGGAGTAAATTTTCTGAGAAGGAAATAA
- a CDS encoding OmpA family protein, translating to MKIIKILAVSAMALGMTSCISKKQYDALSSNYKQCIENIGERQREIQDLKSQNSALSGENNLLKSQHDALKSSLDACLSNTGKSSANIDKLVSEINSSNSYIKQLISNNAKNDSLNLALSNKLKRSLDNVTDDDVQVKVLKGVVMISLSDKMLYKVGDYNVLPAAQEVLGKVAKVINDYDKYSVLIEGNTDNSPLSSPNLPRDNWDLSALRGTSIAKVLQSQFGVDPARITAGGRSEYNPKATNMSVSGRAENRRTEIIIMPKLDEFMKLMDIAPKK from the coding sequence ATGAAGATTATTAAAATTCTAGCAGTTTCTGCGATGGCGTTGGGGATGACATCTTGTATCAGCAAAAAGCAATACGATGCTCTAAGTTCAAACTACAAGCAATGTATTGAAAACATTGGCGAAAGACAGAGAGAAATTCAAGATCTGAAATCTCAAAACTCTGCATTATCAGGAGAGAATAATTTACTAAAAAGTCAGCATGATGCTTTAAAATCATCATTGGACGCTTGTTTATCTAATACAGGAAAAAGCTCTGCAAATATTGATAAATTGGTAAGCGAGATCAACTCTTCAAACTCTTATATCAAGCAGTTGATTTCTAATAATGCTAAAAATGACAGCTTAAATTTAGCGTTATCAAACAAATTAAAAAGATCTTTAGATAACGTAACTGACGATGATGTTCAGGTAAAAGTATTGAAAGGTGTGGTTATGATCTCACTTTCAGACAAAATGTTATACAAAGTGGGAGACTACAATGTGTTGCCTGCAGCTCAGGAAGTATTAGGAAAAGTTGCTAAAGTTATTAATGATTATGATAAATATTCAGTATTGATCGAAGGTAACACAGATAATTCTCCTTTAAGTTCTCCAAATTTACCGAGAGACAACTGGGATCTTTCTGCATTGAGAGGTACGTCGATTGCTAAAGTTTTACAGTCTCAATTTGGAGTTGATCCTGCAAGAATTACTGCAGGTGGACGTTCTGAATACAATCCTAAAGCGACAAACATGAGTGTTTCTGGAAGAGCAGAAAACAGAAGAACGGAGATCATCATTATGCCCAAGCTTGATGAATTCATGAAGTTGATGGATATTGCTCCTAAGAAATAA